The following are encoded together in the Candidatus Margulisiibacteriota bacterium genome:
- a CDS encoding SMC family ATPase, with product MRISSIHLKNYRQFKDAHIEFPDGVIGLVGLNGTGKSSLVEAVAWALFGNIASRTDKEGIKRTGAVPSDPCEVSLEMEIGPDSYRIVRALKGSSQAGAASVFANGKKIADSVKGCEKEIAHILGMDFKSFYTSFYAKQKELNALSDLNPNQRKDIIIRMLRIDAVDRAIDKIRAESRDTKKIIEIRRASIKSTTDLEALKMQKENDLKKNAEETLAVVKKISAAQDRENEFKDIFLKERKKYETYNAQKVELSKYQSRSSELNKKSEEIKVLIAQIASLETQLKEISPLVLRYEELDKKDKEMDELRKSEKDELFKEKAALKEQLGMASGSLESLRKTYEELGQKKKTVKASGKGSKCPTCSQPLLNFEDIIKHYDEELEKITGEGKAIALKKKEIEAKIAEIDLLIEQLERSPRKKAAKRPKYDLEEHDKIKREKEAAKKAKDTQIELKAKIERKAELKDSLNKTNEEIALVKAKILKVEKDIESTDYKKEEYEKINSDYDEARSQLDRLKQQKSRFDIEKASYQKEYEAVIKEIKEAEMLKKIIEKEIKDSEFLSRLEDIMIEYRTHLISRIRPQLIETASYLYRELTDGKYTGLDIDEDYNMRIFDGGYPYPLTRFSGGEADLANLCIRLAISQLISARAGTEGGFIILDEIFGSQDIVRKNSIMTALNQLNKQFRQIIVITHVDDIKDTFEHVIEVTEDELGISSAKLL from the coding sequence ATGAGAATATCATCAATACACCTTAAGAATTACAGACAGTTCAAAGATGCACATATAGAATTCCCCGACGGAGTGATCGGGCTTGTAGGGCTTAATGGGACAGGGAAATCATCTCTTGTTGAGGCGGTTGCCTGGGCGCTTTTCGGAAATATCGCGTCCAGGACGGATAAAGAGGGAATTAAAAGGACCGGAGCAGTGCCAAGCGACCCGTGTGAAGTATCTTTGGAAATGGAGATCGGACCGGATTCTTACAGGATAGTCCGAGCTCTAAAGGGTTCTTCCCAGGCCGGAGCGGCAAGCGTTTTTGCCAACGGTAAAAAGATCGCTGATTCCGTAAAAGGCTGTGAAAAAGAGATCGCTCACATACTGGGCATGGATTTTAAATCATTTTATACCAGCTTTTATGCCAAGCAAAAAGAACTTAACGCGCTCTCAGACCTTAACCCCAACCAGAGAAAGGACATCATCATCCGGATGCTTAGGATAGATGCGGTCGACCGCGCTATCGACAAAATAAGGGCGGAGAGCCGGGACACAAAAAAGATAATCGAGATAAGAAGGGCCTCTATTAAAAGCACAACGGACCTTGAGGCATTAAAGATGCAAAAAGAGAACGACCTAAAAAAGAACGCCGAAGAGACTCTAGCTGTCGTTAAAAAGATATCCGCAGCGCAGGACAGGGAAAATGAATTCAAAGACATCTTTTTAAAAGAAAGAAAGAAATACGAAACTTACAACGCGCAAAAGGTTGAACTGTCAAAATACCAATCCAGATCTTCGGAATTAAATAAGAAGTCGGAAGAAATAAAGGTGCTGATAGCACAGATAGCCTCGCTTGAAACTCAATTGAAAGAGATCTCCCCTCTTGTGCTTAGATACGAAGAACTGGACAAAAAAGATAAAGAAATGGATGAGCTGCGAAAGAGCGAAAAGGACGAATTGTTCAAAGAAAAGGCCGCCCTAAAAGAACAGCTTGGGATGGCAAGCGGCTCGCTTGAATCCCTGCGCAAGACATACGAGGAGCTGGGACAGAAGAAGAAAACAGTAAAAGCATCGGGCAAAGGCTCCAAATGCCCCACCTGCAGCCAGCCGCTACTAAATTTTGAAGACATTATTAAACACTATGATGAAGAACTTGAAAAGATCACCGGGGAAGGAAAAGCTATAGCGCTAAAAAAGAAAGAGATCGAAGCAAAGATAGCGGAGATCGACCTTCTGATAGAACAGCTAGAGCGGTCACCGCGCAAAAAAGCCGCAAAACGACCAAAATACGATCTTGAAGAGCACGATAAGATCAAAAGAGAAAAAGAAGCGGCAAAAAAAGCAAAAGACACCCAGATAGAACTCAAAGCCAAGATAGAAAGAAAGGCCGAACTTAAAGACTCTCTAAATAAGACAAATGAAGAGATAGCATTGGTCAAGGCCAAGATACTTAAAGTCGAGAAAGATATTGAATCAACTGACTACAAAAAAGAAGAGTACGAAAAGATAAACAGTGACTATGATGAGGCAAGGTCCCAGCTTGACCGGCTAAAACAGCAAAAGAGCAGATTTGACATAGAAAAAGCTTCTTATCAAAAGGAATATGAGGCCGTCATAAAAGAGATTAAAGAAGCGGAAATGCTGAAAAAGATAATAGAGAAAGAAATCAAGGACAGCGAGTTCCTAAGCCGTCTTGAAGATATTATGATCGAATACAGGACACACCTTATCTCCCGCATCAGGCCGCAGCTTATTGAAACTGCCTCATATCTTTACAGAGAGCTCACCGACGGCAAGTACACCGGACTGGATATTGACGAAGACTACAATATGAGGATCTTTGACGGGGGGTACCCCTACCCTCTCACCAGGTTCTCCGGAGGGGAGGCTGATCTTGCCAACCTGTGCATCAGGCTGGCCATTTCACAGCTTATCTCGGCCAGGGCTGGAACAGAAGGCGGCTTTATCATCCTTGACGAGATATTCGGCAGCCAGGATATTGTAAGGAAAAATTCTATAATGACGGCACTCAACCAGCTTAACAAGCAGTTCAGGCAGATAATAGTGATAACCCATGTGGACGACATCAAGGACACTTTTGAGCATGTTATAGAAGTTACAGAAGACGAGCTGGGGATAAGCAGCGCAAAACTACTTTAG
- a CDS encoding aspartate-semialdehyde dehydrogenase has product MSDKKYNVAVLGATGVVGKELFKVLEDRDFPVKSLLPLASSRTAGSEVVFKGRSLKVELAGKDSFKGIDIALFSAGASISKEFAPYAVKAGAVVIDNTSHFRMDPEVPLVVPEVNAHAVKRHKGIIANPNCSTAQMVVALKPIHDAYRIKRIVVSTYQAVSGWGKEAVDELEQQVKAWVSGKAIETKILPKQIAFNAVPQIDSFVESGYTKEELKMVNETKKIMEDDSIAITATTVRVPVFIGHSEAVNLELEKPCSAKEVRSLLSKAPGVKVMDDPENKVYPTVLDCVGIDDTLVGRIRKDPSVPSGLDLWIVSDNLRKGAATNAVQIAEELIKQRLL; this is encoded by the coding sequence ATGTCTGACAAAAAATACAATGTGGCAGTGCTGGGGGCGACGGGAGTTGTAGGGAAAGAGCTTTTCAAGGTCCTTGAAGATCGTGATTTTCCCGTCAAATCCCTTTTGCCGCTGGCTTCTTCACGCACGGCCGGTTCCGAGGTCGTTTTTAAAGGAAGATCCCTTAAAGTAGAATTGGCAGGCAAAGACTCTTTCAAAGGGATCGATATAGCTTTGTTCTCGGCAGGAGCTTCTATCTCGAAGGAGTTCGCTCCTTATGCTGTAAAAGCGGGTGCTGTGGTCATAGATAACACGTCCCACTTCCGTATGGATCCCGAGGTGCCTCTGGTGGTGCCGGAGGTAAATGCTCATGCCGTAAAAAGGCATAAAGGGATCATCGCAAACCCTAACTGCTCTACGGCTCAGATGGTGGTCGCTCTAAAGCCGATCCATGATGCATACAGGATAAAGAGGATAGTTGTTTCCACATACCAGGCCGTATCGGGCTGGGGCAAAGAGGCGGTTGACGAGCTTGAACAGCAGGTAAAAGCCTGGGTGAGCGGAAAGGCCATAGAAACTAAGATCCTGCCAAAACAGATAGCCTTTAATGCTGTTCCACAGATAGACTCTTTTGTGGAAAGCGGCTATACCAAGGAAGAACTCAAAATGGTCAACGAAACAAAAAAGATCATGGAAGACGATTCTATAGCTATTACCGCTACAACGGTAAGAGTGCCGGTCTTTATCGGCCACAGCGAAGCAGTGAACCTTGAACTTGAAAAACCATGTTCGGCCAAGGAAGTCAGGAGCCTGCTCTCAAAAGCTCCCGGAGTAAAAGTGATGGATGATCCCGAAAACAAAGTCTATCCCACGGTCCTTGACTGTGTCGGGATAGATGACACGCTGGTCGGAAGGATAAGAAAAGACCCTTCTGTTCCCAGCGGCCTTGACCTGTGGATAGTGTCTGACAACCTCAGGAAAGGCGCCGCCACCAATGCGGTCCAGATAGCGGAAGAACTTATTAAACAAAGGCTTTTATGA
- the prfA gene encoding peptide chain release factor 1: MKFSEKLEKLEKRYTDLETLLSSPEVLSDREKIEKYSREFSDLRQIVQKFREIKRLSKDIQEIKTSKDPELKELQKELEEKNDIAEKEIEILLLPKDPNDEKNIFVEIRAGTGGEEAALFAGSLLRMYLRYAERRGYQTELIESNPTGLGGYKEVSFAVKGKGAYSRYKYESGTHRVQRVPATESSGRIHTSAATVAVLPEVEDVEIKIEDKDIKIDVFRSGGAGGQNVNKLSTAIRITHLSSGIVVKCQDERSQHQNRDKAMKLLRSKLYDMEEAKRKDGITSMRKIQVGSGDRSEKIRTYNYPQNRITDHRIGLSVFNITEVLDGALDEIVDALAAADRIAKLETASK, translated from the coding sequence ATGAAGTTCTCCGAAAAACTGGAAAAGCTGGAAAAAAGATATACAGACCTTGAAACCCTCCTTTCAAGCCCCGAAGTATTAAGCGACAGAGAAAAGATAGAAAAGTACAGCAGGGAATTCTCGGACCTAAGGCAGATCGTACAAAAGTTCCGCGAAATAAAGAGGCTATCCAAGGATATCCAGGAGATAAAAACATCTAAAGACCCGGAACTCAAAGAACTTCAGAAAGAACTGGAAGAAAAGAACGACATTGCGGAAAAAGAGATAGAGATCCTTCTCCTGCCCAAGGACCCCAATGACGAAAAGAACATCTTTGTCGAGATCAGGGCGGGCACCGGAGGCGAAGAGGCCGCCCTTTTTGCGGGAAGCCTTCTGCGCATGTACCTTCGGTACGCCGAAAGAAGAGGCTACCAGACAGAATTGATAGAGTCCAACCCCACGGGGCTGGGAGGCTACAAAGAGGTCAGCTTTGCCGTTAAGGGCAAAGGGGCCTACAGCAGGTACAAGTATGAAAGCGGCACCCACAGGGTGCAGAGAGTCCCTGCCACAGAGTCATCAGGCAGGATACATACATCCGCGGCAACCGTTGCAGTACTGCCCGAAGTGGAGGATGTTGAGATCAAGATCGAGGACAAGGATATCAAAATTGATGTGTTCAGGTCCGGCGGGGCCGGCGGGCAAAATGTTAATAAGCTCAGCACGGCCATCAGGATAACGCATCTTTCCTCAGGTATAGTGGTCAAGTGCCAGGACGAGCGCTCCCAGCACCAGAACAGGGACAAGGCTATGAAACTCCTGCGCTCAAAACTCTATGATATGGAAGAAGCCAAGAGAAAAGACGGCATTACCAGCATGAGAAAGATCCAGGTCGGCTCAGGGGACAGGAGCGAAAAGATAAGGACCTATAATTACCCCCAGAACAGGATAACCGACCACAGGATAGGCCTTTCGGTCTTTAATATTACCGAAGTCCTTGACGGCGCGCTTGACGAGATAGTGGACGCCCTGGCCGCAGCCGACAGGATAGCCAAGCTTGAGACCGCCTCAAAATGA
- a CDS encoding TrkA family potassium uptake protein, giving the protein MKNKGPLSVANYVDPLQRILTPAAFVLSAIVIGTLGYMFIEHMNLLDSIYITMATMFLAVSYIDSVHLSAAGKVFSTVFLVFGVVSVFYAVGTIIEFIVEGNIAGIRRRRKMEKMFEQMKDHYIISGFGRVGHQIASQFEAEKIPYVVIDIKPETAAELETRGIPCIIGNVSSDEVLERAGIKRAKGLVAAADSDVENVYVTLAAKDMNEKLYIVARAGNKESESKLKKAGADKVISPYYIAGSRMASMALTPVAVDFLDIVTGSDHIEFWLKEIRVKESSRLANKTLGEANVRRITGAMVLAIKNGDGAFDLSPKAESLVRPGDIVVAMGTTPQLDALIAMA; this is encoded by the coding sequence ATGAAGAACAAGGGGCCTCTTTCGGTCGCCAATTATGTCGATCCTCTTCAGAGGATCCTGACCCCGGCGGCTTTTGTCCTTTCCGCGATAGTGATAGGGACCCTGGGCTACATGTTCATAGAGCACATGAACCTGTTGGACTCCATCTACATAACCATGGCCACGATGTTCCTCGCGGTAAGCTATATAGACTCCGTGCACCTTTCTGCCGCGGGTAAAGTGTTCTCCACCGTGTTCCTTGTGTTCGGGGTGGTGTCTGTCTTTTACGCCGTCGGTACTATAATAGAGTTCATTGTGGAAGGCAATATAGCCGGGATAAGAAGGAGAAGGAAGATGGAAAAAATGTTCGAGCAGATGAAGGACCATTATATAATAAGCGGGTTCGGAAGGGTTGGGCACCAGATAGCCTCGCAGTTCGAAGCGGAAAAGATCCCTTATGTTGTAATAGACATTAAGCCGGAAACTGCTGCCGAATTAGAGACAAGGGGCATCCCATGCATTATCGGCAATGTGTCTTCCGACGAGGTGCTTGAGCGGGCCGGCATAAAGAGAGCAAAGGGCCTGGTGGCCGCAGCGGACTCTGATGTGGAAAATGTGTATGTGACCCTGGCCGCCAAGGATATGAATGAGAAGCTCTATATAGTTGCCAGAGCCGGCAACAAAGAATCCGAAAGCAAGTTGAAAAAGGCCGGAGCTGACAAAGTTATTTCACCGTATTACATTGCAGGAAGCAGGATGGCCTCAATGGCCCTTACCCCGGTCGCAGTTGATTTTCTTGACATTGTCACGGGCAGCGACCACATAGAGTTCTGGCTTAAAGAGATACGGGTGAAAGAATCCTCAAGACTGGCCAACAAGACCCTTGGTGAGGCCAATGTCCGCAGGATAACCGGAGCGATGGTCCTGGCCATTAAGAACGGAGACGGCGCTTTTGATCTCTCTCCCAAGGCCGAGAGCCTGGTGCGTCCCGGAGATATAGTAGTGGCCATGGGGACAACGCCGCAGCTTGATGCCCTGATCGCGATGGCGTAG
- a CDS encoding exonuclease SbcCD subunit D — MKIVHISDTHLGSSTYRKLSADGFNQREVDICSAFESAISKIIEEIKPDLVLHCGDLFDVVKPTNRILNFGIKQILRLVQAGIRTVVISGNHDSPKQKYMGSVFEIFDLVAGSIEDKEVLKIYYKNEYKTLDIEDITLHIIPQCISDDIFKAELSKLSPVKGRKNILMLHAGVAGMEEFAHGDFNELLVDPKYFEGFDYVALGHHHGLQKIRGFDNAAYSGSTERLSFNEVGQPKGFIELDSNDLPKIKPHFLDNIRIMRELSPIDASNKDTTQIMEEIEAAIKSFDVKDKIVRIKINNIEPHILENINDRQIREWAAGALHFEPIYEKAAKAGEKAEIVKPSIGGIKEEFVDYINAYNGLKDDDLAFYKAKGIEYIEAAIQE; from the coding sequence ATGAAGATCGTCCATATCTCCGATACCCACCTGGGCTCGTCAACATACAGAAAGCTTTCGGCGGATGGTTTTAACCAGAGAGAAGTGGACATCTGCAGCGCCTTTGAGAGCGCAATAAGCAAGATAATAGAAGAGATAAAGCCGGACCTTGTCCTTCACTGCGGCGATTTGTTCGATGTCGTAAAGCCCACCAACAGGATACTTAATTTCGGCATAAAACAGATACTCCGTCTTGTACAGGCAGGCATAAGGACCGTGGTTATCTCGGGCAACCACGACAGCCCCAAGCAAAAATACATGGGCTCGGTCTTTGAGATCTTTGATCTGGTGGCCGGCTCAATAGAAGACAAAGAAGTATTGAAGATCTATTATAAAAACGAGTATAAGACGCTGGATATCGAAGACATAACTCTCCACATAATACCTCAATGTATAAGTGATGATATATTTAAAGCCGAACTGTCAAAGCTTTCCCCCGTAAAAGGCAGGAAGAATATCCTGATGCTGCATGCCGGCGTAGCAGGGATGGAAGAATTCGCCCACGGGGATTTTAACGAGCTTTTGGTGGACCCGAAGTATTTTGAAGGGTTTGACTATGTTGCGCTGGGACATCATCACGGGCTGCAAAAGATACGAGGGTTTGATAACGCGGCTTACTCCGGATCGACAGAAAGATTGAGCTTTAATGAAGTGGGCCAGCCTAAGGGGTTTATCGAACTTGATTCAAATGATCTGCCCAAGATCAAACCTCACTTTCTGGACAATATTAGAATAATGAGAGAGCTCTCCCCTATTGATGCTTCAAACAAAGACACGACACAGATCATGGAAGAGATCGAAGCAGCGATAAAGTCCTTTGACGTCAAAGACAAGATAGTCAGGATAAAAATCAATAATATCGAGCCGCATATACTTGAGAACATCAACGACAGGCAGATAAGAGAATGGGCCGCCGGCGCGCTTCATTTTGAGCCCATATATGAAAAAGCCGCCAAAGCCGGTGAAAAAGCAGAAATAGTAAAGCCTTCTATCGGCGGCATAAAAGAAGAGTTTGTGGATTATATTAATGCCTACAACGGCCTTAAAGACGACGACTTGGCATTTTATAAAGCCAAAGGAATCGAATACATCGAGGCGGCGATACAGGAATGA
- a CDS encoding S-layer homology domain-containing protein: MSSISYSNIKATVDPTDIGIGARPTGMGKAFTAVAGDVNNIFVNPAGLYSLKAVELTSMYTNLLGDINYSLLGVSYPTSAGTFGIGYVGIQTGDVIVTGLDSSGRPVDIGSRIGYANNVLILSYGNTLERWARLWRPLNDMTMGLNVKLFSESFRGTGGQSAIGTDLDLGFTYKPRPYLTFGLLGKNFLHYESPIGGTLSWTNGTRESIPALLKLGAAMKFFGNDAPKQFRGQDILGSIDLDLNPNGSYPSLLHMGVEWLPVQFLAIRAGLEQSYGGAGVNPATNNFTAGIGLKARNLSFDYAYRKDNVLSENSNHYISVSYAGPDISSKKGPLVSISSPEDKLILRSDHVVLSGTAAPSVNRIEVNKAVVPFDKNSKAFSSNIPLSKTGKNLLVIEAYDKNGKLLGANTRRILRLASFKDVGENYWARQQVEYCATAGLVTGYPDGSFMPDKTLSRAELSTLMVKSKGLSAPSASKSGAFPDVASNNWAAGFISTANENGYILGYPDGTFRPSKTITRAEGISVIARFDGLSGIAPKEKPYSDLGTDHWAAGSVSAAKEKGLLNFVSFDTLLPDQGLTRAEAVDMLGKTGPGKEKIDWLLNWNKGFDTTAIAAIKTIEKTSAEVNIKAIPDVPSGYWAKPAVDYVIGARILSLYPDGLFRPEKPINRADLAVMLVKSKFSGFPPEGTKELSFTDVPPGHWAKRMIGVAAGQDLMKGYPDNTFRPNNNISLLDAVYAFGRLGRLAEARPSGNVYSNIPEDHFAAGRIKAAKDKGLLEFVRSKDFQVNAPVSRAQAAWMLYKLKN; this comes from the coding sequence TTGTCGTCCATTTCTTATTCGAACATAAAGGCGACCGTTGACCCTACGGATATAGGCATAGGAGCCAGGCCCACCGGCATGGGCAAAGCCTTTACGGCGGTGGCCGGGGATGTTAACAACATTTTTGTAAATCCTGCGGGACTGTACTCACTAAAGGCGGTTGAGCTTACCAGCATGTACACGAACCTTCTCGGGGACATCAATTATTCCCTGCTCGGAGTTTCGTATCCAACTTCAGCCGGAACTTTCGGAATAGGCTATGTCGGGATCCAGACCGGAGACGTGATCGTCACGGGGCTGGACTCTTCCGGAAGGCCGGTAGACATCGGCAGCAGGATAGGCTATGCCAACAATGTACTGATACTGTCCTACGGCAATACTCTCGAAAGATGGGCCAGGCTCTGGAGACCTCTCAACGATATGACCATGGGGCTTAATGTCAAGCTCTTTTCCGAAAGCTTTCGCGGCACCGGGGGCCAGTCCGCGATCGGCACGGATCTTGATCTGGGTTTTACTTACAAGCCCAGGCCTTACCTGACTTTTGGCCTGCTAGGTAAGAATTTCCTCCATTACGAAAGCCCGATAGGAGGCACGCTTTCCTGGACCAACGGCACCAGGGAAAGCATTCCGGCTCTTCTTAAGCTTGGGGCGGCAATGAAATTTTTTGGCAATGACGCGCCCAAACAGTTCAGGGGGCAGGATATTCTTGGCTCCATAGATCTTGATCTTAACCCTAACGGAAGCTATCCTTCACTTCTTCATATGGGGGTGGAATGGCTGCCCGTGCAGTTTTTGGCCATCAGAGCGGGCCTTGAGCAGAGCTACGGGGGAGCGGGCGTTAACCCCGCAACGAACAATTTTACCGCCGGCATCGGCCTTAAGGCAAGGAACCTTTCTTTTGACTACGCGTACCGCAAAGACAATGTCTTAAGCGAAAATTCAAACCATTATATCTCTGTTTCCTACGCCGGCCCGGACATAAGCTCAAAGAAAGGGCCTCTTGTCAGCATCTCAAGCCCGGAGGACAAGCTCATTTTAAGGAGCGATCATGTTGTACTTTCGGGGACAGCGGCCCCATCGGTGAACCGGATAGAAGTGAATAAGGCTGTTGTCCCTTTTGACAAGAACAGCAAAGCCTTTAGTTCAAACATACCTCTTTCTAAAACAGGGAAAAATCTTCTGGTCATAGAAGCCTATGACAAGAACGGAAAGCTTCTTGGAGCAAACACAAGAAGGATATTAAGGCTTGCAAGCTTTAAGGATGTCGGAGAAAACTACTGGGCTCGGCAACAGGTAGAATACTGCGCCACTGCCGGCCTGGTAACGGGTTATCCCGACGGCAGCTTTATGCCCGACAAGACTTTGAGCAGGGCCGAATTATCAACGCTTATGGTCAAGAGCAAAGGGTTGTCAGCCCCATCTGCCTCAAAAAGCGGGGCCTTTCCAGATGTTGCCTCAAACAACTGGGCCGCCGGTTTTATCAGTACAGCGAACGAGAACGGTTACATTCTGGGGTATCCTGACGGGACATTCAGGCCCAGCAAAACAATAACAAGGGCGGAGGGGATCTCCGTCATCGCCAGGTTTGACGGCCTTTCAGGCATAGCACCCAAAGAAAAACCGTACTCGGACCTGGGGACCGATCACTGGGCTGCCGGTTCAGTAAGCGCCGCCAAGGAAAAAGGCTTGCTTAACTTTGTTTCTTTCGACACTCTGCTGCCGGATCAGGGCCTTACCAGGGCCGAAGCGGTCGATATGCTGGGCAAGACCGGCCCCGGCAAAGAAAAGATCGACTGGCTGCTTAACTGGAACAAAGGTTTTGACACTACCGCAATAGCCGCCATCAAAACTATCGAAAAGACCTCAGCCGAGGTGAATATAAAGGCAATACCGGATGTTCCTTCAGGGTACTGGGCAAAACCCGCCGTGGACTATGTTATAGGAGCAAGGATACTTTCCCTCTACCCTGACGGGCTCTTTAGGCCGGAAAAGCCGATAAACAGAGCCGACCTTGCAGTGATGCTGGTAAAGTCCAAATTCTCCGGGTTCCCTCCTGAAGGCACAAAGGAGCTTTCATTTACAGATGTTCCCCCGGGGCATTGGGCAAAGAGGATGATAGGGGTTGCAGCCGGCCAGGACCTTATGAAAGGTTATCCGGACAACACCTTCAGACCAAACAACAATATCTCGCTGCTGGACGCCGTCTATGCCTTTGGCAGGCTGGGCAGACTGGCCGAGGCAAGACCCTCCGGGAATGTATATTCGAACATTCCGGAAGACCATTTCGCTGCCGGCCGGATAAAAGCGGCAAAGGACAAAGGACTGCTCGAATTCGTACGGTCAAAGGATTTTCAGGTAAATGCCCCGGTAAGCCGGGCCCAGGCTGCCTGGATGCTCTACAAGCTTAAAAACTAG
- the pyrR gene encoding bifunctional pyr operon transcriptional regulator/uracil phosphoribosyltransferase PyrR yields MATKPGRTIMTEAEINKAIKRMASEILESSKDAKGLVFIGILQRGLPLAQRASQAIKETKGVDIPVGSLDVSLYRDDLAARGAGITVKRSDIPFSVDNKVVILFDDVVFAGRTARAALDGLNDFGRAAKVQLAALIDRGGRQLPIQPDYLGKKLSVPVSEEVKVSLKEIDGVDQAAVLK; encoded by the coding sequence ATGGCAACTAAACCGGGCAGGACCATAATGACCGAGGCCGAGATAAACAAGGCCATAAAACGGATGGCTTCGGAGATCCTGGAAAGCAGCAAAGATGCCAAAGGACTTGTCTTTATCGGCATCCTGCAAAGGGGCCTTCCTCTTGCACAGAGAGCTTCGCAGGCTATAAAAGAGACCAAAGGCGTCGATATACCTGTTGGCAGCCTGGATGTCTCTCTTTACCGGGACGATCTGGCCGCCAGGGGAGCAGGGATCACGGTAAAAAGATCGGATATACCTTTTAGCGTGGACAATAAGGTGGTTATCCTGTTCGATGATGTGGTTTTTGCGGGGCGTACCGCAAGGGCCGCTCTTGACGGGCTTAATGATTTTGGCAGGGCGGCCAAGGTACAGCTGGCGGCTCTTATAGACAGGGGAGGAAGGCAGCTTCCGATACAGCCGGACTATCTGGGTAAAAAACTCTCTGTCCCCGTTTCTGAAGAGGTAAAAGTATCCCTCAAAGAGATAGATGGGGTTGACCAGGCGGCGGTCCTAAAGTAG
- the prmC gene encoding peptide chain release factor N(5)-glutamine methyltransferase, with the protein MKWTIQSLLDWTTEYFTKHAIELPHLEAEVLLAHALKLKRIDLYVQHERVLKAEELKAFKTLILRRTKKEPIAYITGHKPFMSLDFKVNPDVLIPRPETEKLVEIVIDIAKKEDRKFKILDLCCGSGAIAVSIAKYLENVLISAADLSSKAIEISRLNAKNMGVEDRINFYCGNLFESLPAGERFDIIVSNPPYIPSSEIEKLQPDVRLFEPKAALDGGPDGLGFYRVITAGTGSRLEKGGSLVLEVGQGQAGPVSGLIRESGLLEEPRIIEDYNGIERVVVARTRR; encoded by the coding sequence ATGAAGTGGACCATACAGAGCCTTCTGGACTGGACCACAGAATATTTTACCAAACACGCCATAGAACTGCCCCATCTGGAGGCGGAAGTGCTTCTTGCGCATGCGCTTAAACTCAAGCGCATAGACCTTTATGTTCAGCATGAGAGAGTGCTAAAGGCTGAAGAGCTGAAGGCTTTTAAAACCCTGATACTGCGCAGGACCAAGAAAGAGCCGATCGCTTATATCACCGGGCACAAACCCTTTATGTCGCTCGACTTTAAAGTGAACCCCGATGTCCTTATTCCCAGGCCGGAGACCGAAAAACTTGTGGAAATAGTCATAGACATCGCAAAAAAAGAGGACCGGAAGTTCAAGATACTTGACCTTTGCTGCGGCAGCGGGGCCATTGCAGTAAGCATTGCAAAATATTTGGAGAATGTTTTAATATCGGCTGCTGATCTTTCCTCCAAAGCCATAGAGATATCCCGTTTGAACGCAAAGAACATGGGAGTAGAAGACAGGATCAATTTTTATTGCGGAAACCTGTTTGAGTCGCTTCCCGCAGGTGAGCGGTTCGATATTATTGTTTCCAACCCTCCATATATTCCTTCATCAGAAATTGAGAAACTTCAGCCGGATGTCAGATTATTTGAACCCAAAGCAGCTCTTGACGGCGGGCCTGACGGGCTTGGTTTTTACAGGGTGATCACAGCCGGAACCGGTAGCCGCCTGGAGAAAGGTGGCAGTCTTGTACTGGAGGTCGGGCAGGGACAGGCAGGGCCGGTATCTGGGCTGATAAGGGAAAGCGGCCTGCTTGAAGAACCCAGGATAATTGAAGACTATAACGGGATCGAAAGGGTTGTCGTAGCCAGGACCCGACGCTAA
- the rpmE gene encoding 50S ribosomal protein L31, translating to MKEKTHPKYQIVEAACACGAVYQIGSTKDKIRVDICSNCHPLFTGKQKLLDSEGRVERFKKKYSQKPVAPKKKKVRAKKEDRKKK from the coding sequence GTGAAAGAAAAAACGCATCCAAAATACCAGATAGTAGAAGCGGCCTGCGCCTGCGGCGCGGTCTACCAGATAGGCTCAACCAAGGACAAGATCCGCGTTGACATCTGCAGCAACTGCCACCCCCTCTTTACCGGAAAGCAGAAACTGCTCGACAGCGAAGGAAGAGTGGAGCGGTTCAAGAAGAAATACTCCCAGAAGCCCGTTGCCCCAAAAAAGAAAAAGGTAAGAGCAAAAAAAGAGGACAGGAAAAAGAAGTAG